The Glycine max cultivar Williams 82 chromosome 12, Glycine_max_v4.0, whole genome shotgun sequence genome window below encodes:
- the LOC100803478 gene encoding NADP-dependent malic enzyme, chloroplastic-like: MCSRKVIPREAVLMKIRADVDARRESTTITGLIVRFQKNSLQHFKKPSAHKHEPVNSLQEAVKVFMIKPTIMIRSSRMGITFTKEVIEAMDSNNDVKPCVLALSSPFSHSKCIVEEAYQWSEGRTIFASGSPFGPIEYNGKVYTSSQETNAYIFPSFGLGLVMPRAFIAHDDMLLTACK; encoded by the exons ATGTGCAGTAGGAAAGTGATACCGAGAGAGGCGGTCTTGATGAAGATTAGAGCCGATGTGGATGCAAGAAGAGAGAGCACTACTATAACTG GTTTAATTGTTAGGTTCCAGAAGAATTCACTTCAACACTTCAAGAAGCCTTCTGCTCACAAACATGAGCCTGTTAATAGTCTGCAAGAGGCAGTCAAGGTGTTTA TGATCAAGCCAACAATTATGATTAGATCATCAAGAATGGGAATAACATTTACAAAGGAAGTAATTGAGGCTATGGATTCAAACAATGATGTAAAACCTTGTG TTTTGGCTCTCTCTAGTCCCTTCTCACACTCTAAGTGTATAGTTGAAGAAGCTTACCAATGGAGTG AGGGTCGCACAATTTTTGCTAGTGGGAGTCCATTTGGTCCTATTGAATACAATGGCAAAGTTTATACTTCTAGCCAA GAAACCAATGCTTACATTTTCCCTAGCTTTGGTTTGGGTTTAGTAATGCCAAGAGCATTTATAGCACATGATGATATGCTTCTAACAGCTTGTAAGTAA